The Verrucomicrobiota bacterium region GGCCGTGGATTACGTGGAGAATTCCAAATTCCAACGAATCAAAAAGTAAAAATGTTACTCCACCCATCCGCAAAGAGCGAACCACTCTCTGAGGGAGATAACCATACACTTAAAGGCCTTTTGAACTTAGAAACTCTTGAGATCACCTCGGAAAGTAATGACAAAATTCCCAGTATTATCACACCCATAGGCGATCTTTACTTACCACTTGAAGGCGTTATTGATATAGAAAAAGAAAAGGCGCGCTTAGAGAAAGAGCTAGCAAAAGCTCAAAATGATTATGACCGTGAAACCAAGAAACTCCAAAACCATCATATGCTTGCTAAAGCTCCAGCAGAAAAAGTTAACGAGTGGCGTGAGCTTGCTCATGCCGCGCAGGATAAGTTACGTAAAATCAAAAAGTCCTTAGAAAACTTAAACTAATTGTGCAATGACTCCCATCATCCATATCAAATCTCTACTTTTTGCTCTTGTCCTAACTTGGGCCATTACTTTACAAACTGCCAAGAGCCAAGACTCTTCATCACAGGTTGATGCCGCTGTCGTAAAAATCATCAATTACTCTCAAAAGAACGATTGGTACTCACCTTGGCAATCTCGTAACGTTCGCAGCGGCTCAGGAAGTGGCTTTGTCATAGAAGGCAACCGCATCATGACCAACGCCCATGTTGTTGCTGATTCTAGAAAGCTACTTATCTTCTTTGAGAAGGATCCTAAACCTTACCCGGCCAAAGCTGAATTTATTGCCCATGATTGTGATTTGGCAATAATCGTCCCGGAAAATATGGAACGCCTCAAGGCTATCAAGCCTCTTGAAATTGGCGAGCTACCTAACATACGCTCGCAGGTCACTACACATGGTTATCCAGCTGGAGGCAACAGAATTTCTACTACCATTGGGGTAGTCTCCCGAATCGAAATCAACACCTATATTCACTCTGGTGTCGACACCCACCTATCCGTTCAAACAGATGCCGCCATCAACCCCGGCAACAGTGGCGGACCTGTTACCAAAGATGGAAAGGTAGTAGGTGTCGCTTTCCAAGGTAATCCGAACCTACAAAACACCGGTTTTTTTATTCCACCACAAGTCGTCAATCATTTCCTCCAAGACATTAGTGACGGAACTCATGATGGATTTCCCAAACTCGCCATTACAACTGACAACATGCAAAACCCATTTGCTAGATCATATGCTGGAATGAAAAAAGAAGACAGTGGCGTCCGCGTAAACATTGTCAAAAAAGGCGGTATAGCGGATGGCCATTTGCAGCGGGGAGATATCCTACTCGAAGCAGACGGCTACAATATTGCGAATGATGGAACTATTTTATGGAATGACCTCCGCCTACAAGCCTCCTTTCTGCTGGACCTGCACCAAAAAAGCCAGTCCCTTTCACTTCGCGTTTTACGGGATGGCGACCACCTAGACCTCGATATTCCACTCGCAAGAAAAAACCCTCAAAGGCTACAACGTGTCCCTCATAATGAAGCGCCCAAGTACTATATATATGGAGGGTTAGTCTTTGTTCCTTTAACGCGGGGAGCTCTTATGACCTACGGAGACAAATGGCAACAAAAAGCAGACTCCGAACTCATCTATGAAGCATACTATAGACCCATTGAAGAGAATTATCCGCTTGATCGCGGCAAAATCATTCTCCTCAGAAGGTTAGACCATGAGGTCAATAACCGTATCTCATGGTATCAAAATGAAGTGATCAAAACAGTAAACGGAAAAGCTGTTTATACTCTCGAAGACTTAGTCGAAGCCATTGAGAGTCATCAAGGACCCCAGCATTTTATTGATTTCGAATACGCAGGCAAATCCCTCGCCTTAGACCGCGAGCTAGCAGATACCTCAGGCCAGGAAATTCTTAAACGCTACGGCATCAACTCAGATAGAAGACTATGAAACACTTATTTATTATTTCCTATGCCCTGTTAGGTTTAGGGCATCAACTCTTTGCTGACGCCACCTATGAAAAGTGTGTGGTAAATATACAAGTTACTTACCAAAGCTGGAACCAATATGAGCCATGGAAAAAGGCTACGCCTAGGACCAGAAGTATTGCTGGCGTGGTCATTGACAACAATCAGATTTTAACAACCGCATACTATCTGGTTGATGCAACATCCATCCGCGCCTTAAAACTGGGTCAACCCAAACATTACCCCGCTCAATTGATCCATAGTGATCCTCAACTCAACTTAGCTATTGTAGCTGTTGAAGACCCTGCTTTCTACAGCGACCTAGAACCTACTAAACTTGCTGAGAGAAGCATTAACAGTGGCACTGCGCTAACAACAAAATGGGATGAAGGTGTTTTAGAGAAAGCGGAATGTCGTTTCATTCGCGCCGAGGTTAATAAAAGCACGACAGGCTATTTTGACACCCTTGAAATCAAGATGAAAACAGATATGACTGGCGGCGGCTGGGCTAAGCCAGTCTTTCATGACAACTCACTCATTGGTATGACCGCGTTTCAAAACAACAAAGACGTCGCATCCATTATCCCTGCCGAACTTATCAACGCGTATTTAGAAATCTTTGAAACCAAGCCCTACCCAGGATTTCCCTCTCTAGGACTAAGCTA contains the following coding sequences:
- a CDS encoding trypsin-like peptidase domain-containing protein, with the protein product MTPIIHIKSLLFALVLTWAITLQTAKSQDSSSQVDAAVVKIINYSQKNDWYSPWQSRNVRSGSGSGFVIEGNRIMTNAHVVADSRKLLIFFEKDPKPYPAKAEFIAHDCDLAIIVPENMERLKAIKPLEIGELPNIRSQVTTHGYPAGGNRISTTIGVVSRIEINTYIHSGVDTHLSVQTDAAINPGNSGGPVTKDGKVVGVAFQGNPNLQNTGFFIPPQVVNHFLQDISDGTHDGFPKLAITTDNMQNPFARSYAGMKKEDSGVRVNIVKKGGIADGHLQRGDILLEADGYNIANDGTILWNDLRLQASFLLDLHQKSQSLSLRVLRDGDHLDLDIPLARKNPQRLQRVPHNEAPKYYIYGGLVFVPLTRGALMTYGDKWQQKADSELIYEAYYRPIEENYPLDRGKIILLRRLDHEVNNRISWYQNEVIKTVNGKAVYTLEDLVEAIESHQGPQHFIDFEYAGKSLALDRELADTSGQEILKRYGINSDRRL